CGGCCAATTATTGTGACTTAAACATACATTGCAGACCGTTCTTCGTGAAGTGTTCTTGGAACGTTCGCACTGCAAAGATCCAGGAAAACTTCCTTAAAACGGTAAGTTAGTGCCGCTCAACTTTTGTCTCCTTTTGCTTCTACGAGGCGCCGGGCCTGGGTCGAGATTGCCGCCGAGACGTTCTTGCTCTTTGCCAGTTTTCGCAGATCCGGCTCCCGTATTTGGGACAAGAGCTTCATGGCTATGGGGATCGGGGTCTTGGAATTACTCGCGAGATTCAGCTTAATAGTGTAGGATTTCATCCATTCTTTTGTTCCTGCGATTTGCCGGAGCACTTCTTCACACACCTGACGGGACTTGGAAATTGTCTCTACTTCCGACTCTTGAAGCTTTGGACTCTTGGCAACCGCTACGGCGACCATCTTGTTCGAATCTCGTACGAGGATATCTCTTGCCTCTTTCGACCCCATGAGAGCCAATTTTATTTTCTCTGCAACCCCCATATTGAGTATCTTGTTGTACAGACTTTCAAATTCCGCTTCTGACAGCTCCCACTCCGGCAGTTCACCCGGCCGCGGCACGCTTGCCATTTCATTGGGTATGAGCTTCATTGCCTCAGTAAAGAAGTCAAGAAGCGTCTTATCCAGCGAAACCGGAAAACCCGGATCTGCCGGACGAATCAGAAAACGTATGCCGTTCCATGAAACAAGAGCCGCCATAGATTGGAGCGACCCCTCTTTTCCGCTGACATGGGCGTGAAGCACTCTGCTCTTGTCTCGGTAAATTTCCCCGGAACCTTCTTCACAGACAACGGACATCATTACGGGAACAGGGGTGCCTTCCAGAGCTGAAAGCGCTTCAAAAATATCCATTACGCCGAGACTCCCGACAATCAGCCGACCGGTCCCTTCGATCTCCTGAGGATCAAATGCAGGCGTTGTCATTTCCAGCAGCTCTTCAGCCGCAGAGGCATCCATGTTTTCCTGGTGAAAACAGGTTCTTGTAACATAGCGGAATCTGATGCCTGTTGTTTTCAGCATCTCCTTCAAAGCAGAAATCCCCGTGAGATCGCCCCAGGTTGCTCCAATCGGTCGGCCTTTCCTCAGGAACACTTTTCCCGACAGGGAGGGAGACTCCAGAACGATGGTACCCGATCTCATGCCGTGTCGCGCGGATCTCGTGATTCCAAGAAGGCCGAATAGCCCCAAAGGACCTTCTACCTTGAAATCGGTTTTACCGGAAAGTATGGCCTCTTCAAGATTTTCTATTTGCCGCTTTAAGTTCGGATCTGTCACCACCCCGAAGAGCTTTTCTGCTACTGCCGGACTCTTTTCCAACAATTTCTTGTTCTCGGCGAGCCGAGTATAGACCTCTTCATTCTTCCAATTATCAAGGATATACAGTGCCGTTTCTTCGAGGATGCTCTCGGATGCGCACGCGAATCCGATCACTGATTCGTCTCGAATGGTTTCCCGTACCAGGAAGTCCATTACGGATGGATGCAGGTCGGACCCGAACCCTTTTTTGTACGTGGGAATGTCCAGAGACGCGAGAGTCTTCTTGGCTGCCTCCCGGACCGCCTGGGATTCGTCGTGGGAAAGATAACTGAGCAGAACCAGCTTTTCCGTGGTGCTCACCGGCACGTTACCCTGAGCAGCCCGGAGTCTCACATCATGTTCGGTCGCAGCACTGATGTATTTATGAACAGTTTTGGAAATCTTGACCTTGATGGCTTTTCGGACCAGGGGATTGGAATCAGTTTCCAGGGATTCCCGAGCCTTCTGATCGTCACTGAACACGAGCCGGACTTTGTCCAGGACCGGCAACATGAAAAGATCTTTGCCCTCGAAAAGTTCGTCGATGATGGCGAGTTCACTGGCAACCTTGTCACTGACGGTCACCCCTTCGTCCAGGAGACGCATAGCCTCAATGATGAGGTTTTGCATACCGACATGAATGACTTCTTCGACCCCCTCACCACCTCGCTGGATTACAAATGTGGCATTCGGCCAGGCAAGAAGATGGCACGCTGCATCCATTCCTGTCATGCCCGCCAATTGGG
The sequence above is a segment of the Desulfomonile tiedjei DSM 6799 genome. Coding sequences within it:
- a CDS encoding DUF4388 domain-containing protein yields the protein MSDQERKIVSVGSRLSKFIGSKSTREKRLQAAAMQAEFTLRDTLIILCYLSRDPDTEISSQARKNLIPAARNWYTRPDRPELPEPIHEIVIKVIEKIGLGEKADKPLAEFESVQGNIGLLGLGEIIQAVDHNSRTVWIKVKGPQETATVFTENGKVVGATYLDYDGMDALYQAFGWIDADFEYVHAAPGDFKNRIKVNTLNLVMDALEHAPDEDPYEREISRTWRVNGHLKVMNIFEIAEVFEMNAKMAMCHLKQAGDEGFLYFKNGRIVNAQLAGMTGMDAACHLLAWPNATFVIQRGGEGVEEVIHVGMQNLIIEAMRLLDEGVTVSDKVASELAIIDELFEGKDLFMLPVLDKVRLVFSDDQKARESLETDSNPLVRKAIKVKISKTVHKYISAATEHDVRLRAAQGNVPVSTTEKLVLLSYLSHDESQAVREAAKKTLASLDIPTYKKGFGSDLHPSVMDFLVRETIRDESVIGFACASESILEETALYILDNWKNEEVYTRLAENKKLLEKSPAVAEKLFGVVTDPNLKRQIENLEEAILSGKTDFKVEGPLGLFGLLGITRSARHGMRSGTIVLESPSLSGKVFLRKGRPIGATWGDLTGISALKEMLKTTGIRFRYVTRTCFHQENMDASAAEELLEMTTPAFDPQEIEGTGRLIVGSLGVMDIFEALSALEGTPVPVMMSVVCEEGSGEIYRDKSRVLHAHVSGKEGSLQSMAALVSWNGIRFLIRPADPGFPVSLDKTLLDFFTEAMKLIPNEMASVPRPGELPEWELSEAEFESLYNKILNMGVAEKIKLALMGSKEARDILVRDSNKMVAVAVAKSPKLQESEVETISKSRQVCEEVLRQIAGTKEWMKSYTIKLNLASNSKTPIPIAMKLLSQIREPDLRKLAKSKNVSAAISTQARRLVEAKGDKS